From Yersinia hibernica, a single genomic window includes:
- a CDS encoding glycine zipper 2TM domain-containing protein, which yields MNKMIIAVALAATVLSGCANNRTASGDTFTAAQARQVQTVTYGTVISARPVTIQGGSENNVAGAIGGAVVGGFLGNTIGGGRGNSLATAGGAVAGGMAGQGVQSAMNRSEGVQLEIRRDDGSSIVVVQAQGPTRFSAGQRVIIASDRSGTVTVSPR from the coding sequence ATGAATAAAATGATCATCGCAGTAGCACTCGCAGCTACTGTATTAAGTGGATGCGCTAACAATAGAACGGCGTCTGGTGATACTTTCACGGCGGCTCAAGCACGGCAAGTACAGACGGTGACTTATGGTACGGTGATTTCCGCACGCCCAGTCACGATTCAGGGTGGCAGTGAAAATAATGTGGCTGGCGCTATCGGCGGGGCCGTGGTCGGCGGTTTCCTGGGCAATACTATCGGCGGTGGCCGTGGTAATAGCCTAGCAACAGCGGGTGGTGCCGTTGCCGGTGGTATGGCTGGTCAAGGTGTGCAAAGCGCCATGAACCGTAGTGAAGGTGTACAACTGGAAATCCGTCGTGATGATGGCAGCAGTATTGTCGTCGTGCAGGCTCAGGGACCAACCCGCTTCAGCGCCGGCCAACGTGTCATCATTGCCAGTGACCGCAGTGGTACCGTGACTGTTTCTCCACGTTAA